One Kribbella sp. NBC_00662 genomic region harbors:
- a CDS encoding glutamate-cysteine ligase family protein, which produces MDAMELHRVVAGLFARGRRQTVRVAVEQEYVVADLDGGVVPIERVRRAAAGADAAPYVTFEPGGQLELSLPPSLDPVGELEVLTAELRSRLGREGIRLLTIPVDPRTDVPLQLTSPRYVAMQRHFDSIGPAGRRMMRRTASTQICLDWWPGAAGIEQWRVLNLAGPLVAAAFARDGGRLSTWLDVDPTRTGFDDRVLRGDPIASYAAFAAGATNFVDGVEAHVTTLFPPVRPRGTYLEVRFLDAQEPAGVERAVAVLSRLMYDGAHRRDVLRALEPERDNLAGHWRAAATAGVGLQEVAA; this is translated from the coding sequence ATGGACGCCATGGAGCTTCACCGAGTGGTTGCGGGCCTGTTCGCGCGGGGGCGCCGACAGACGGTCCGGGTCGCGGTCGAGCAGGAGTACGTGGTCGCCGACCTGGACGGCGGTGTGGTCCCGATCGAGCGAGTACGGCGGGCCGCCGCGGGGGCGGACGCGGCGCCGTACGTCACGTTCGAACCGGGCGGTCAGCTCGAGCTGAGCCTGCCGCCGTCGCTCGATCCGGTCGGTGAGTTGGAGGTGCTGACCGCGGAGCTGCGGAGCCGGCTGGGCCGGGAAGGCATCAGGCTGCTGACGATCCCCGTGGATCCGCGGACCGACGTGCCGTTGCAGCTGACGTCTCCGCGGTACGTCGCGATGCAGCGGCACTTCGACTCGATCGGACCGGCCGGGCGGCGGATGATGCGGCGGACCGCGTCGACGCAGATCTGCCTGGATTGGTGGCCGGGGGCGGCGGGGATCGAGCAGTGGCGGGTGCTGAATCTGGCCGGGCCGTTGGTGGCCGCGGCCTTCGCGCGGGACGGCGGGCGGTTGAGTACGTGGCTGGACGTCGATCCCACGCGGACCGGGTTCGACGACCGGGTGCTGCGCGGCGATCCGATTGCGTCGTACGCCGCGTTCGCCGCTGGGGCTACGAACTTCGTGGACGGGGTGGAAGCACATGTGACCACGCTGTTCCCGCCGGTGCGGCCACGAGGCACCTACCTCGAGGTTCGCTTCCTCGACGCCCAGGAACCAGCCGGGGTGGAACGCGCCGTCGCCGTGCTCTCTCGCTTGATGTACGACGGCGCCCACCGGCGCGACGTGCTTCGAGCGCTCGAACCCGAGCGGGACAACCTGGCCGGACACTGGCGGGCTGCCGCGACGGCCGGCGTCGGCTTGCAGGAGGTGGCGGCATGA
- a CDS encoding MarR family winged helix-turn-helix transcriptional regulator codes for MSRAEVPRPEQKPLIALVERANRALQSDMVRRAHLDGHTEVKMAHNSVFGFLHAEGARAADMAVRAGITRQSMGEVIRDMVALDLLEMRSDPDDRRAKVVTYSEHGLAVAGDGFQHLIDLEKRFAEEFGEHEYAVARDVLARVVDVLDRVSAEHEAQTSSSVGGKVG; via the coding sequence ATGTCAAGAGCTGAGGTGCCGCGACCTGAGCAGAAGCCGTTGATCGCACTGGTCGAGCGGGCCAACCGGGCGCTGCAGTCCGACATGGTCCGCCGGGCCCATCTCGACGGTCATACCGAGGTGAAGATGGCGCACAACTCGGTCTTCGGCTTCCTGCACGCCGAGGGTGCCCGGGCCGCGGACATGGCGGTGCGGGCAGGGATCACCCGGCAGTCGATGGGTGAGGTGATCCGCGACATGGTCGCGCTCGACCTGCTGGAGATGCGCTCGGATCCGGATGATCGCCGGGCGAAGGTGGTCACCTACTCCGAGCACGGACTGGCCGTCGCCGGCGACGGCTTCCAGCATCTGATCGACCTGGAAAAGCGCTTCGCCGAGGAGTTCGGCGAACACGAGTACGCCGTCGCCCGCGATGTCCTCGCCCGCGTCGTCGACGTCCTCGACCGGGTGTCAGCTGAACACGAAGCTCAGACCTCGTCGTCCGTCGGCGGCAAGGTCGGGTAG
- a CDS encoding ArsR/SmtB family transcription factor: MSDNTSVPDYELADTIELTTAEQVRAISDPLRTTILGLLHERAATVTELATAVGRPKSTVAHHVKVLADAGILQVVRTRRVRAIEERFYGRAARMFYVGLGRQGPDGMLPHDFNDFEVAAEESKPAYDAGEMRSFIRHARIPEERAAEFWQQVDRLIHSFDQLPRSGDTTYGFTVGLYPIVDYPTLPPTDDEV; the protein is encoded by the coding sequence ATGTCAGACAACACCTCGGTGCCGGACTACGAGCTGGCGGACACCATCGAGCTGACCACCGCGGAGCAGGTGCGAGCGATCAGCGACCCGTTGCGGACGACGATTCTCGGGCTGCTGCACGAGCGGGCCGCGACGGTGACCGAGCTGGCCACCGCGGTCGGCCGACCGAAGAGCACGGTCGCGCACCACGTGAAGGTGCTGGCCGACGCGGGCATCCTGCAGGTGGTGCGGACCCGGCGGGTGCGGGCGATCGAGGAGCGGTTCTACGGCCGGGCGGCGCGGATGTTCTACGTCGGGCTCGGGCGGCAGGGGCCGGACGGGATGCTGCCCCATGACTTCAACGACTTCGAGGTCGCGGCCGAGGAGTCCAAACCGGCGTACGACGCGGGTGAGATGCGCTCGTTCATCCGGCACGCACGGATCCCGGAGGAGCGGGCGGCGGAGTTCTGGCAGCAGGTGGACCGGCTGATCCACAGCTTCGACCAGCTCCCCCGATCGGGCGACACGACGTACGGCTTCACCGTCGGTCTCTACCCGATCGTCGACTACCCGACCTTGCCGCCGACGGACGACGAGGTCTGA
- a CDS encoding dienelactone hydrolase family protein, protein MAEIVLFHHAQGLTEGVKAFADELRQAGHVVHTPDVYEGNTFATLDEGIGYAKKTGFGVLLERGVEAAQSLPESIVYAGFSLGVMPAQQLTQTRPGAVGALFFDSCLPVEEFGTWPDGVPVQVHGMDEDPWFTEEGGDLDAAKALVAAVDTAELFLYPGKEHLFADSSLPGYDEGAAKLLMQRALDFLGKLG, encoded by the coding sequence ATGGCCGAGATCGTGCTGTTCCACCACGCGCAGGGGTTGACCGAGGGGGTGAAGGCGTTCGCCGACGAGCTCCGGCAGGCGGGTCACGTCGTCCACACGCCCGACGTCTACGAGGGCAACACCTTCGCGACCCTCGACGAGGGCATCGGATATGCGAAGAAGACCGGCTTCGGGGTGCTCCTGGAGCGCGGTGTGGAGGCGGCGCAGAGCCTGCCCGAGTCCATCGTGTACGCCGGGTTCTCGCTCGGCGTCATGCCCGCGCAGCAACTCACGCAGACCCGTCCGGGCGCCGTCGGCGCGCTCTTCTTCGACTCGTGCCTCCCGGTGGAGGAGTTCGGCACGTGGCCCGACGGCGTGCCGGTGCAGGTGCACGGTATGGACGAGGATCCGTGGTTCACCGAGGAAGGCGGCGACCTGGATGCTGCTAAAGCCCTGGTCGCCGCCGTCGACACCGCCGAACTGTTCCTCTACCCCGGCAAGGAGCACCTCTTCGCCGACTCCTCGTTGCCGGGCTACGACGAGGGTGCGGCCAAGCTCTTGATGCAGCGCGCCCTCGACTTCCTCGGCAAGCTCGGTTAG
- a CDS encoding nucleoside-diphosphate sugar epimerase, with the protein MQDVDTVFLIWPFLTADGAVATLGEIARHARRVLYLSSSAVRFGADTDPITRLHAELEAAVRQSGLEWTILRADTFASNALGWAGQLRTGDIVRGPDNAATAVIDPADIAAAAVHVLHEPQPGALHTLTGPEVLTRADQVAILGAALGRALTFAPTPFDEARAQLRADGRPDALVEALIGSAQNRPASDLVTDAVQDLTGRPARSFRAWADRNAAAFA; encoded by the coding sequence TTGCAGGACGTCGACACGGTCTTCCTGATCTGGCCGTTCCTCACCGCCGATGGTGCCGTCGCGACCCTCGGCGAGATCGCCCGGCACGCCCGACGGGTCCTCTACCTGTCCTCGTCGGCGGTGCGGTTCGGGGCCGACACCGACCCGATCACCCGGCTGCACGCCGAACTCGAGGCTGCTGTCCGGCAATCAGGGCTGGAGTGGACGATCCTCCGGGCCGACACCTTCGCCTCCAACGCACTCGGCTGGGCCGGCCAGCTGCGCACGGGTGACATCGTCCGCGGGCCCGACAACGCGGCGACTGCTGTAATCGATCCCGCCGACATCGCCGCTGCCGCCGTGCATGTCCTGCATGAACCACAACCGGGGGCCCTGCACACCCTCACTGGTCCGGAGGTGCTGACCCGCGCCGATCAGGTGGCGATTCTCGGTGCGGCGCTGGGTCGTGCGCTGACCTTTGCGCCGACACCGTTCGACGAGGCGCGGGCGCAACTGCGTGCGGACGGAAGGCCGGACGCGCTGGTGGAGGCGCTGATCGGGAGCGCTCAGAACCGGCCGGCGTCCGATCTCGTCACGGACGCCGTGCAGGACCTGACAGGTCGGCCCGCACGCAGTTTCCGCGCCTGGGCCGACCGGAACGCGGCCGCCTTCGCCTGA